GCTGAAGAACGAGCTATATAagcttctctctgctgctgcGTTTTTTGTTGGTCTGCAGCCAAAACGACTGAGATCTCGGATTTTTCCATCTGTGCTCTATAAACGGGTTCtgctccttttctttctttttgtactCCACGCTCCACTCCTGACTTTAAAAACATGTCTAAATAACATCAGCTCTGATTTCAGTTTTGCTCTGGGATAGATTAATTTAAACTTTATAATCAGCTGACCAGAGCTATAAGCTTATTTTTGCTGCTGCGATATTTTGTTGGTCTGCAGCCAAGAAGATGAGCTCTGCTGCTCCCTGGAGctaagctctgattggtcagcctggTTTTAGCGCAACTGACGGCACAACAAAAGATCGAACATGCCCCGATTAAAAAAAATACGCCGCTGCGCAGTCCGTCAGTTCTGGAAAGTCATAATTAATATTTGTGTGTAAAATATGACGTTTTTTACGTCCGGATAATTAAAGCCCTTAATATGGGACGTTTTTTTATCACATCTGAGAACACTCCACTGTCATTGCTGCTAGattcaaataaattaaagtacatttaataGATCTGAATAGATCTACTTACCTCTCATTGtcctaaatctaaaaaaaaaaaacatcctgcaGGGTGACATTCCTCGATTGACATCccatgccggctgggataggctccagcaccccacGTTATATTTTATACACTTAGAGTAATACCACATATTTATTTCTAATGGTCTGTCATTTATGACTGGGAACACTACAGATGTACTGTACAACAGCTAAATACAACATTCAAAATGTAATAAGAATGATCAAAATGAATTTTATATTTAGATGCCCAGTACATATCATCACAAGATAAGCAGAAAAAATGAACTACATTCATACATAATCTGTCAAATTAGACCTGAATACAATAAAAGAGTTAATGGTGGTTTAAGTTAGTATTATTACATCATCAGCATATTGCCTAAAATTAGTCTTTTGAGTGTAATTTACATAATTTGTTTAAAGAACTATTTAAACCCCTGCTTCTTTCTATTTCAGCTAGTGTTCGTGATGGTATAGTAAACGGCACGGAGGCTAAACCACACTCCAGGCCCTACATGGTTTCTGTCCAAATAGATGAAAAACACCAGTGTGGTGGATTCCTTGTGTCTGAAAGCTTTGTCATGACTGCTGCACACTGCTGGAAAAAGTAAGCTTCTTATTAACTGTGCTTTATTTCTGTTGACATttgaattaaaatgttttatttttatagatgCATTACTTATATTTTAATTACTGGCTGTATGTATCTACCAATCACACAAATCTGACTGATACATTTGTGAATTTGTGAAACTCATGATAGATCCACAGTGTGTTTggacatttttaataatatatttagggTAGTATATAATGTTTAAGGCatacatatttttgttaattgtttttatatttaattaaatgagTAAAATGTTCCCTTTAAGCAGAAAAGTAACCTTTACAGCAGTGGTTGGAGCTCATGATATCTCAAACAAGAATGAAGGTTCTATTCGCTTTCCAGTGGAGAAGTATGCAGTCCATCCTCAGTATCAGGATGATGAAACATATGACTATGATATCCTGCTTTTGAAGGTAAATACCTATATGCAAATACATATAACAGATACAGAGTATTTTAGCTTTTGGGAGTGGAATTTGCATCACACTGAATGGCCTTGTGATTATTTAGCTATTTTGATTTTGTAACAGCTAAAAGGAACAGTCATAAAGAGTGAAAGAGTCAAATGGATCTCCATCCCTGCACAAAAGGAGGACATCCCTGCCAACTCTGTCTGCAGTGTAGCTGGCTGGGGACGAACAGGAACCAAGAAATCTGGAAGTCACTGTCTTTTGGAGACAAATACCAAGATCATGGACAAGGCAAGATGTACCAGTCTCTGGGACACACCTATAACCCCAAGGATGGTTTGTGCACAACACCCTGGAGGACCTTGCTGGGTAAGAAAGAACAAATACGAATGACAAATATGAATTTATACTATATGCATATTCTGACCAGAAAAACAGAATTGTGCtcatttgtgttgtgtgtgtgtatgtgtgtgtgtgtatttctaacAGGGAGATTCCGGCGGTCCTTTGGTGTGTGACAGTGTTGCAGTTGGTATCGTTTCATTTGGTGACGCGAACACGTGTGACAAACCCATCCAGCCTGAAGTTTATACCAAAATATCTGAGATTCTTCCCTGGATCAAGTCCATAATTAACTCTTAAAGCAAAATGGTGCATTTGTCTCATTTCAGTTTAATAAAAGCATTTCCCAAGCATAGTTTTGAAATTTATTTCTTGCCTTTTTGTATTGCATTCCTTGCAATATTTTAAGTATATGTTTTCTAATATGTTACAAATGGTgcagaaaagaataaaaaacagtttACAACTGCATCCCCACCAACCCCCACCACGCTTTGAGcattacttaatttattaaatgactgaataaataaaaaaaagagtgaaatgaTCAAAGTAGTAGAGGTTCTAAAGAAAGTCAAGTGTCTAATATTGTGTTATGCTTTTTTTTGACATAATTTGTGTATGTTATATTGTGATTTGCCTATATTTTGGCTGCGATGTTAAATGTTTAAAGTTAATACATTTGAATTTGATAGTCTTGTACTCGCATTTGCTTTGAAAAGAAAGCCAACACATATTTATGCAACAGTGAAAATACCATTGCCCTCACCATCTGTGGATCAAAAGGTCTTTTGGGTTTTCTATTTTACACGCTCATTCTTAAAGCCATTGACTGTTGTGAAGGTGATACAGctcatttattatttaatcttCATCAGTGCACTCTCTctcacaaaacaaacaataagaaTACATCACatttcttaaaaattatttttattataaaaccaTGTGAGTTACAAGGATGTTTAATAATATTTCCgatgttcttaaaaaaatatttacaaaaaaaaaaaaaaaacacccgatAAATTCCTTTAAATGAAACAATCTCAGCCAGTGTATAACAAAAATTATTTCACTCTTGTCATCATCATTGTTGTCATCATTATCAAACCAAATAATTCTTGGTTTACTTTTCCAGAAGTGCATGAaggcatttttaataaaaaagaaaacaatgtgctgagattgaaaaaaaaattatataacaaaaacataattataatttaaacacTGACTAGTGTTTAATTAGATAATCGTCTTATAGTTGGCACACTGGTACTGAAGCATCTACAGTGTAAACTAACTTCACTACAAACTAGAATTAAACTAAAGTACAGAAAGCTCAGTTGGTGAAGGATTTCAATCGGTGCTAAAGAAAATacacaggaataaaaaaaaaaaaaaaaacttgtgctaAATTACAAACTCTATGTAAAATGCAGCCATAGGGATCAGTTTCAGATTGTCAGAACTGAGTGATATAACGGTGTTTAAACACACAGTGGATACAGGGTGGCACATTACATTCAGTCTTTttaatgttcacacacacacacagttcttcaACACTGCTGATAATAGTGTGCGTAAAGCATAAACAGATGATAAATGAAGGAAACATAAATGAAGTGCATAAAtattcaaaccaaactgaatatTAATGAATTACAACTTGTATGTCCCAAAATTAGACCCCTTTTCCTTTACAGGGACATTCCGGCCTAAAATTCACAGTGTGGCGCTGTGAGAGATCCTATAGAGCAGCTTTGTGTTTTGAGCCTCATCAGAGCAGGAAATTATATACTTTGTGTCCTTGTTTATTGATATCTCACTACAATAACCACCATGCATTGCATGCAATGTATCCAAACTTCAGGACACATCATTAGAAAGTCTTTGAACTGGTTGTCTTCATTCTAAACAGTCTTTATGCATTAGTAAGATCCGACAGTAAGAAGCACAGCTAGACACAGAATGCAAGCAAGTCTTGGAGATATGATAGAATATACCTCTCACATTAAATAAGCTCTCTACACACTCACTGTCCCCAAGCTAACAGCTAGGAAGTAAATCAGTGAGTTTTCAGGGCGGCAGTTTTTTACTATTAAATGTCAGCTGATGTAAAAAATTACATCTGTCTTTTTGTTTAAAAGCCTCTATAACGAGGGTCTTTGTTGCTATGAATTTGAAATCATAGGTCTCTGTTAGGGTGTAAGAGAATATCGAAAAACCCAAGGACTGCAAAATTTATTTTTGCAACAGGACTGACAAAAATGGGCaaaattgattatatatatatatatatatatatatatatatatgaagaaattAATATTTCTTATTAACAGTCACGACAGCAGAATTACCAAGTATCTGTACCTAAAAACTGAAATAATTAGGTGCCATTTAATGTAATTTACACTTTATCAATCATTTTCTATTGGGATCTATATGTTGATTTTGAATTATTGTCAGcccaataatttttaattaacagTTTCGGTGCAGACAGTGGTTTGTTTTGTGCCATTTTTAAACCTCAACCACTAGACAGCAGTACTCTGTATTCAGATTGTTCTGTACTGTTCAGTTtgtgtaaaaagttattttaattaaatacatgttttaaatttaaagaaattacaatATATAACTTTGCTGACTTTATTGCATATCCAttcataacccctgtattgtcATATGTACTGTATCACTACGTTCTTGCTAACACACAGCCCTGACCATTGGGTCTGTTGTCTCAATCTGTTAAAACTTGACACTAGTTGGCAAAAGCTGGGTGGAACATTATTGAAGAGGTGAGGAGGTGATGGGCAATTCAGACAAAACatatgaaacaaaacaaaaagtccAATAACTACAAAATATCTCATCAACATTAAGTTGATGGCAGAAGTGTTTCTCTCTATCACATTAAACGAGATCAGACTAGGTATATTTTACAATGCTAACGCAGTTgtcatatttaattaataaagttCTGATGACTGATCTTTTGATGTCTTCACAATGTGTTTTTTCACAATTGTAATTCCTTAAATAAAGCAAGTTGTTTTTTTGTCTGGACTGAGATTAGGCATGAACAAAACCctgattaaaaaacattatttcttttactgttgttaCAATAATAAGCTTTTTATGTTTTCTGTGATtgatcataataaaaaaatgctgatAGTTTTTCAGGAAGTGTGGCCTTAAAATATCCTGAATCTGACAGTCCTGGGGATTTATTTTTGATATGGCACACCATAACTGAACTGATATGAGAACGATCTCAAAAATTAATGACATCAAAATTAAGTCAAATTTCAGTTCTACCAAATTTTTTTATGAGAATCAGTGACACACTTTTCGAAAGCCTCCATCTCTCTGGCCTTGTCCACACACATCTGAGTTCTTTTATAAACAGTTTGTCTTTTGGTCTTTTGTTTTTTCCCCATCAAAAGTGGATAATTGTTTCAGAGAATGCTGACGTCACAACAAATGCCCGCTTCTGACTGAATAACCTATACCTTCTCACTCCCTCTAGTGAActgcataaaacataaaacaacatcTACATGCAGACAGCAGTAGATTTTAGATTTCCCtataaataaacgtaaatattGTTCTTGGAATTTTGTTATTAGCATAAAACACTATACAGGGACTACTGTGAAGCATTTTCTGATCACTTGTTATGAGGTACTGTCGCCCTCTACAGGCCTTTACTCATGAAAGCGTTTTCGTCCCTGGGCAGACAGAAATATTTTCATAATCAACAGAAGGTAaatcttttttctgtttaaaagtTTTCAGATACCCATGAATTGGGCCCTAGTAACTAATGAAGGTACAAGCCTTAAGATTTGTCCAGCATCTGTAAAATACAATTTCCTGAAAATGTTGTGTACCTAAGGTGATTAGGGAACATTTTATTAAATCTGACCTGAAACAGAACTGACCCAAATAATCTGTAAATGATTTAGGGTAAAATAAACCTGAGTGCTGGAGTAAAATTTGTAATTATcatcattataataatattttttattattatattagattaacACTTTTCTTCCCATATCAGCTGTAGTTGTTCACTGATAAAGTTA
The DNA window shown above is from Astyanax mexicanus isolate ESR-SI-001 chromosome 16, AstMex3_surface, whole genome shotgun sequence and carries:
- the LOC103031537 gene encoding mast cell protease 1 isoform X1 — translated: MTLISLLLLVVLLPYPGHSASVRDGIVNGTEAKPHSRPYMVSVQIDEKHQCGGFLVSESFVMTAAHCWKNRKVTFTAVVGAHDISNKNEGSIRFPVEKYAVHPQYQDDETYDYDILLLKLKGTVIKSERVKWISIPAQKEDIPANSVCSVAGWGRTGTKKSGSHCLLETNTKIMDKARCTSLWDTPITPRMVCAQHPGGPCWGDSGGPLVCDSVAVGIVSFGDANTCDKPIQPEVYTKISEILPWIKSIINS
- the LOC103031537 gene encoding mast cell protease 4 isoform X2, whose translation is MTLISLLLLVVLLPYPGHSASVRDGIVNGTEAKPHSRPYMVSVQIDEKHQCGGFLVSESFVMTAAHCWKKKVTFTAVVGAHDISNKNEGSIRFPVEKYAVHPQYQDDETYDYDILLLKLKGTVIKSERVKWISIPAQKEDIPANSVCSVAGWGRTGTKKSGSHCLLETNTKIMDKARCTSLWDTPITPRMVCAQHPGGPCWGDSGGPLVCDSVAVGIVSFGDANTCDKPIQPEVYTKISEILPWIKSIINS